Proteins found in one Amycolatopsis aidingensis genomic segment:
- a CDS encoding HNH endonuclease signature motif containing protein: protein MTRTFGIDTSRMSEEELLTALGDLEQQRRALYARELAVLAELDGRDTASQQGYRGLPTLTREILRINAYDARQRVAHARAVVRRHGPGGIPLEPDLPEVGAAAAEGAIGPEHIETIRATITRFPQPISLPDREHAEALLTKAAREYEPHTVSALGKEILARLDQDGTPPTEEELARPERSLDWRETRGGRLRGSFDLDAETAAVLTGLIEPRAKPSGTKEEPDRRSRFQRQGDAFADVLRVAAGCPEEGPTEAGEPFTVMVTITLDDLKHGTGYGLLHGQESYSAAQIRRMACDSYLVPAVLGSKGETLDIGQRTRTVPLAIRRALILRDRGCTFPGCRRKPKQCQAHHVIPVRHEARVCPIGGERPPALDRHSGSVKLRAA from the coding sequence GTGACCAGGACCTTCGGCATCGACACCTCCCGCATGAGCGAGGAGGAACTCCTGACCGCGCTGGGCGACCTCGAACAGCAGCGGCGGGCTCTGTATGCCCGGGAGCTGGCGGTCCTGGCCGAACTCGACGGCCGCGACACGGCCAGCCAGCAGGGCTACCGCGGCCTGCCGACCTTGACCCGGGAGATCCTGCGGATCAACGCCTACGACGCCCGCCAGCGCGTGGCGCACGCCCGGGCGGTCGTGCGGCGGCACGGCCCGGGCGGCATACCTTTGGAACCCGACCTGCCCGAGGTCGGTGCGGCGGCGGCCGAAGGAGCCATCGGGCCGGAACACATCGAGACCATCCGCGCCACCATCACCCGCTTCCCGCAGCCGATCAGCCTGCCCGACCGGGAACACGCCGAAGCGTTGTTGACCAAGGCGGCGCGGGAGTACGAACCCCACACCGTGTCCGCGCTGGGTAAAGAGATTCTGGCGCGGCTGGACCAGGACGGCACCCCACCCACGGAGGAGGAACTGGCCCGGCCGGAACGGTCCCTGGACTGGCGGGAGACCCGGGGTGGGCGGTTACGCGGCAGCTTCGACCTGGACGCGGAGACCGCGGCGGTGCTGACCGGGCTGATCGAACCGAGAGCGAAACCCTCCGGCACGAAAGAGGAGCCGGACCGTCGGAGCAGGTTCCAGCGCCAGGGGGACGCGTTCGCCGACGTGCTGCGCGTGGCAGCCGGATGCCCCGAAGAAGGACCCACCGAGGCCGGGGAACCCTTCACCGTCATGGTGACCATCACCCTCGACGACCTCAAGCACGGCACCGGATACGGGCTCCTGCACGGGCAGGAGTCCTACTCCGCCGCCCAAATCCGCCGGATGGCCTGCGACTCCTACCTCGTGCCCGCCGTCCTGGGCAGCAAGGGCGAGACCCTCGACATCGGACAACGCACCCGCACCGTACCCCTGGCCATCCGCAGAGCCTTGATCCTGCGCGACCGCGGATGCACCTTCCCCGGCTGCCGCAGAAAACCCAAACAATGCCAAGCCCACCACGTCATCCCCGTGCGCCATGAGGCGCGTGTTTGTCCGATCGGAGGTGAGAGACCTCCGGCGCTGGACCGTCACAGTGGTTCGGTGAAGCTGAGGGCAGCCTGA
- the ltrA gene encoding group II intron reverse transcriptase/maturase — MGKGDSESSREVGVMPEEASPVNIGDLLLVPFTAGQRVLGMQTKLHRWAAADPGRRFDDLYNLVADPAFLAVAWERVSGNTGARSAGVDRRTVRSITDSALGVVGLLEEIRADLKARTFRPLPVRERHIPKAGGKTRRLGIPTVTDRVVQASLKLVLEPIFEAGFQSSSYGFRPRRRAQDAIEEIRKHAREGYEWVFEGDITACFDEIDHTALMGLVRRRVKDKRILELIKAFLHAGILSEDGPDRDTHTGTPQGGILSPLLANIALSELDDYFHQLWENHKNATNRQRHRERGGATFRLTRYADDFVVMVNGTREHTESLWGEIEAILAGIGLRLAPEKTGIAHIDEGFDFLGFRIQRYRQYGSDRRLIYTLPSKKSMTSIKRKIKTVTKRITHQDADQLFRQLGTMTRGWAQYFRHGSSSKAYHHLQDYLWWRVWEWLKNKHPRTSKRDIINRYYNRWWPEYNGVELWRPTTMTIQRYRYRGNQISTPWDKPAITAT, encoded by the coding sequence ATGGGGAAGGGCGACAGCGAATCGAGCAGGGAAGTTGGGGTAATGCCAGAAGAGGCCTCACCGGTGAACATCGGTGATCTGCTGCTGGTGCCGTTCACGGCAGGGCAGCGGGTACTGGGAATGCAGACGAAACTGCACCGTTGGGCGGCGGCCGATCCCGGTCGCCGGTTTGATGATCTCTACAACCTCGTGGCCGACCCCGCGTTCCTCGCCGTGGCGTGGGAGCGGGTGTCAGGGAACACCGGAGCACGCAGCGCGGGCGTCGATCGCCGAACGGTGCGGTCGATCACCGACTCGGCGCTGGGTGTGGTCGGGTTGTTGGAGGAAATCCGCGCCGATCTGAAAGCGCGGACGTTCCGTCCGCTCCCGGTCCGGGAACGACACATCCCCAAAGCCGGTGGGAAGACCCGTCGGCTGGGGATACCGACCGTGACCGATCGGGTCGTTCAAGCCTCGCTGAAGCTGGTCCTGGAACCGATCTTCGAGGCCGGGTTCCAGTCCTCCAGCTATGGTTTCCGGCCCAGGCGCCGGGCCCAGGATGCCATCGAAGAAATCCGCAAACATGCCCGTGAGGGCTACGAATGGGTCTTCGAGGGCGACATCACCGCCTGCTTCGACGAGATCGACCACACCGCCCTGATGGGTTTGGTGCGGCGACGCGTCAAGGACAAGCGGATTCTGGAACTCATCAAGGCGTTCCTGCACGCCGGAATCCTCAGCGAGGATGGTCCTGACCGGGACACCCATACCGGAACCCCGCAGGGCGGCATCCTGTCGCCTCTGCTGGCCAACATCGCCCTCTCCGAGCTGGACGACTATTTCCACCAGTTGTGGGAGAACCACAAGAACGCCACCAACCGGCAACGGCACCGTGAACGCGGCGGTGCGACGTTCCGCCTGACCCGATACGCCGACGACTTCGTCGTCATGGTCAACGGAACCCGGGAACACACGGAATCCTTGTGGGGCGAGATCGAGGCGATCCTGGCCGGGATCGGGCTACGGCTCGCACCCGAGAAAACCGGAATCGCCCACATCGACGAGGGGTTCGACTTCCTCGGGTTCCGCATCCAGCGGTATCGCCAATATGGAAGCGATCGGCGACTGATCTACACCCTCCCCTCGAAGAAGTCGATGACTTCGATCAAGCGGAAGATCAAGACAGTTACCAAACGGATCACCCATCAGGACGCGGACCAACTGTTCCGGCAACTCGGAACGATGACCCGCGGATGGGCCCAGTACTTCCGGCACGGCTCTTCCAGCAAGGCCTACCACCACCTGCAAGACTACCTGTGGTGGCGGGTCTGGGAATGGCTGAAGAACAAACACCCCCGTACCAGTAAACGGGACATCATAAACCGTTACTACAACCGGTGGTGGCCGGAATATAACGGTGTCGAACTATGGAGACCCACAACGATGACCATCCAACGTTATCGCTACCGAGGAAACCAAATCTCGACACCCTGGGACAAACCAGCCATAACGGCAACCTAA
- a CDS encoding penicillin-binding transpeptidase domain-containing protein — protein MNAAIPARRWPHRAAVLLLTLLTGTAVLTACSDADEEAATRSLESFLSAWREGTIPGHEDEYQQLTSGLGTRTPELRAGEVTVEGDTATARVDVAWPLAREVRWEYPVTVQLRRAGEAWQVEWSPATVQPDLTAGDRLVSSRGESTRAPILDGAGEPITESRPVVVVGVQPSKVTSAEQLARDLGSALAADGVDTGELPARIAEAAPDAFVPVVTLRRERYLEVKPDIHQLPGTVFREESQVLAPTRDFARAALGTVDPVTKADLEAAPGKFTVGGQKGHGGLQEHYDERLRGVRAVTVSLASSGKELFRSQPKPGTPVHTTLDRAVQNAADAAIADSTKKAAIVAIRISDGSVLALANSPSAGAQNLALNAQVPPGSTFKVVSALTLLESGAVGLDSAVDCPATVNIEGRVFKNAWNGGIPDATFREAIAESCNTAFALLAPKLGPEGLANTAKALGIGKQWDLGIPVYTGSVATDGNAVQRAAAAFGQGRTVVSPMSMAAATAGVASGRWRQPRLITDPAPGKPAPDGPELNKDAVTKLRTGLREVITGGSGRELNSVPGEPVYGKTGTAEYGTETPPRSHSWFVGWQGDLAVATLVADGGNDVSLALTATKRFLERMPG, from the coding sequence ATGAACGCCGCCATACCGGCTCGCCGATGGCCGCACCGCGCCGCCGTTCTGCTGCTCACGCTGCTGACCGGCACCGCCGTGCTCACCGCCTGTTCCGATGCGGATGAGGAGGCCGCCACGCGGTCGCTGGAATCCTTCCTCTCCGCGTGGCGGGAGGGCACGATTCCCGGGCACGAGGACGAGTACCAGCAACTCACCTCGGGGCTCGGCACCCGCACACCGGAGCTGCGGGCAGGTGAGGTCACCGTAGAAGGGGATACGGCGACCGCGCGGGTCGATGTCGCCTGGCCCCTCGCCCGAGAGGTGCGCTGGGAGTACCCCGTCACGGTGCAGCTGCGCCGGGCGGGCGAGGCCTGGCAGGTGGAGTGGTCACCGGCCACCGTGCAACCCGACCTCACCGCGGGCGACCGGCTGGTCAGCAGCCGCGGGGAGAGCACCCGCGCCCCGATCCTGGACGGCGCGGGAGAACCGATCACGGAGTCCCGGCCCGTTGTCGTCGTGGGGGTGCAGCCAAGCAAGGTCACCTCCGCCGAGCAGCTGGCCCGTGACCTCGGCTCCGCGCTCGCGGCCGATGGGGTGGACACCGGTGAACTGCCCGCCAGGATCGCCGAGGCCGCACCCGATGCGTTCGTCCCCGTCGTCACCCTCCGCAGGGAGCGCTACCTCGAGGTGAAGCCGGACATCCACCAGCTGCCCGGAACGGTGTTCCGGGAGGAGAGTCAGGTACTGGCCCCGACCAGGGACTTCGCCCGCGCCGCGCTCGGCACCGTCGACCCGGTCACCAAGGCGGACCTCGAAGCCGCCCCGGGCAAGTTCACCGTGGGCGGCCAGAAGGGGCACGGTGGCCTGCAGGAACACTACGACGAGCGGCTGCGCGGGGTGCGTGCGGTGACCGTGAGCCTGGCGAGTTCGGGCAAGGAACTGTTCCGCTCCCAGCCGAAGCCCGGTACCCCCGTGCACACCACTCTCGACCGGGCGGTGCAGAACGCGGCGGACGCCGCCATCGCGGACAGCACGAAGAAGGCCGCGATCGTCGCCATCCGGATCTCCGACGGGTCCGTGCTCGCTCTCGCCAACTCCCCGAGCGCGGGCGCGCAGAACCTCGCGCTGAACGCGCAGGTGCCACCCGGCTCCACCTTCAAGGTCGTCAGCGCGCTGACCCTGCTGGAATCGGGCGCGGTCGGGCTCGACTCCGCGGTCGACTGCCCGGCGACCGTGAACATCGAGGGCAGGGTGTTCAAAAACGCGTGGAACGGCGGTATCCCGGACGCGACCTTCCGCGAGGCCATCGCCGAGTCCTGCAACACGGCCTTCGCCCTGCTCGCGCCGAAACTCGGCCCGGAAGGGCTGGCAAACACCGCGAAGGCACTCGGTATCGGCAAACAATGGGATCTCGGCATCCCGGTCTACACCGGTTCGGTAGCCACGGACGGCAACGCCGTGCAACGGGCCGCGGCGGCCTTCGGCCAGGGCAGGACCGTGGTGAGCCCGATGTCGATGGCCGCGGCCACCGCGGGGGTGGCAAGCGGCCGGTGGCGGCAGCCCAGACTGATCACCGACCCGGCACCCGGCAAACCCGCACCGGACGGCCCGGAGCTGAACAAGGACGCCGTGACGAAGCTGCGCACCGGGCTACGTGAGGTGATCACCGGCGGCTCGGGCCGGGAGCTGAACTCGGTACCCGGCGAGCCGGTTTACGGCAAGACCGGAACCGCCGAGTACGGCACCGAAACACCCCCGCGCAGCCACAGCTGGTTCGTCGGCTGGCAGGGCGACCTGGCCGTCGCCACTCTGGTCGCGGACGGCGGCAACGATGTCAGCCTCGCGCTGACCGCGACCAAACGTTTCCTGGAACGCATGCCGGGGTAG
- a CDS encoding PPOX class F420-dependent oxidoreductase — MSVFTSEELTYLRGQRLGRIATVGPGGSPHVAPVGWTVDEEHGVLEVGGIDLPATKKFRDVARTGRAAIVVDDLASVDPWRPRGVEVRGRAEAIEQPRAVIRIHPERIISWGLGSGRSARSVPAAG, encoded by the coding sequence ATGTCCGTCTTCACCAGCGAGGAACTCACTTACCTGCGCGGTCAGCGCCTCGGCCGGATCGCCACCGTCGGGCCGGGCGGCTCGCCGCATGTCGCCCCGGTCGGTTGGACTGTGGACGAAGAGCACGGCGTGCTCGAGGTCGGCGGGATCGACCTGCCCGCCACCAAGAAGTTCCGGGATGTGGCACGTACCGGGCGGGCGGCGATCGTGGTGGACGACCTGGCGAGTGTGGACCCGTGGCGGCCGCGTGGGGTCGAGGTCCGGGGCCGGGCCGAGGCCATCGAGCAGCCGCGCGCGGTGATCCGGATCCATCCCGAGCGGATCATCAGCTGGGGGCTCGGTTCCGGCCGGTCCGCCCGCAGCGTCCCCGCCGCGGGCTGA
- a CDS encoding TetR/AcrR family transcriptional regulator — translation MARTIEDPRNARSKRTRDALLDATRTILETEGFEALTMTAVAERARVTRRAVYLHFNSRSELVSALFDYLAEREGLAESTDPIRDAPDAVAALRAWVRHLTTYHPRLMTVDRAIERVRHTDADAARHRETVTEAQLANCRLLAERLAAEHRLAPPWTVRSATDMLWGLISTDLFERMLSGRGWSQRRLETHLLELYLSTFVQDPPSIERSPSGE, via the coding sequence ATGGCAAGAACCATCGAGGACCCGCGGAACGCACGCAGCAAACGCACCCGGGACGCGCTGCTCGATGCCACCAGGACGATCCTGGAAACCGAGGGCTTCGAGGCGCTGACCATGACCGCGGTGGCCGAACGGGCCCGCGTCACCCGGCGCGCCGTCTACCTGCATTTCAACTCGCGCAGCGAGCTGGTCAGCGCCCTGTTCGACTACCTGGCCGAACGGGAGGGGCTGGCGGAGTCGACCGACCCGATCCGGGACGCGCCCGACGCGGTGGCCGCGCTACGGGCCTGGGTCCGGCACCTCACCACCTACCACCCGCGGCTGATGACCGTGGACCGCGCGATCGAGCGCGTCCGGCACACCGACGCCGACGCGGCCCGGCACCGGGAGACCGTCACCGAGGCGCAGCTGGCCAACTGCCGGTTGCTGGCCGAACGGCTGGCTGCCGAGCACCGGCTCGCTCCGCCGTGGACCGTGCGCAGCGCCACCGACATGCTGTGGGGGCTCATCTCCACCGACCTGTTCGAGCGCATGCTGAGCGGTCGAGGGTGGTCGCAGCGCCGATTGGAAACACACTTGCTGGAGCTGTACCTGAGCACCTTCGTGCAGGATCCGCCGTCGATCGAGCGATCGCCCTCCGGCGAGTAG